From the genome of Candidatus Korarchaeota archaeon NZ13-K:
CGAGGTCCTCTCCAACCTTCCCTACGCGGCCCTCGTGGACGGAATACTGGCCCTTCACGGAGGGATAGCGGAGGGATTGAGAACCCTGAGGCAGATAGAATCTCTTCCGAAGAAGGACATGATCCCAAGCAACAGGATAGCCTTCCAGATCCTTTGGAACGATCCATCCGAGGAAGTCGATGGATTCGGGGAGAACCTCAGCAGGGGAGGGGGAGTCAAGTACTATGGTAAGGCGGCCCTAGAGGGGTTCCTGAGAGAGAACAGGCTGAAGCTTATTGTGAGGTCCCATGAGGCGTATCCCGATGGCTATGCGATGTTATTCGAGGGTGAGACCGGCATCGAGGGCCTCAGGCATAGATTAATATCTGTGTTCTCCTGCAGCTACTACGGCATCGCACCTACGGCCGCGG
Proteins encoded in this window:
- a CDS encoding serine/threonine protein phosphatase: NVVFLGDYVDRGAKQIENLNFLLANHMRDERVVLLRGNHESPVVNMNYGFMEALYHTYGSEWPYIYVRYNEVLSNLPYAALVDGILALHGGIAEGLRTLRQIESLPKKDMIPSNRIAFQILWNDPSEEVDGFGENLSRGGGVKYYGKAALEGFLRENRLKLIVRSHEAYPDGYAMLFEGETGIEGLRHRLISVFSCSYYGIAPTAAVYDGRRVEVLRI